Proteins encoded in a region of the Paenibacillus wynnii genome:
- the ftsH gene encoding ATP-dependent zinc metalloprotease FtsH, producing MNRFIRNSGFYLILFLVVVGIVQFVSNGNEAADFPRYDELRQEIKSDNVEKLTVQFEQNAFLVTGEYRKAPADSKSKSFSTYIPPTDAAINELVKTSEEHNVQYTQKKMEGDSIWLTFFSSIIPLVIMFALFFFLFNQTQGGGGKVMNFGKSKARLYNEEKKKISFEDVAGADEEKQELVEVVEFLKDPRKFAAVGARIPKGVLLVGPPGTGKTLLARAVAGEAGVPFFSISGSDFVEMFVGVGASRVRDLFENAKKNAPCIIFIDEIDAVGRQRGAGLGGGHDEREQTLNQLLVEMDGFGGNEGIIIVAATNRADILDPALLRPGRFDRQITVDRPDVRGREAVLKVHSRNKPLTNDVRLDVVAKRTTGFTGADLENLLNEAALLAARRNRKDISMKEVDEAIDRVIVGTEKRSRVISDREKRIVAYHEAGHTIVGYFLEHADIVHKVTIIPRGRAGGYVIMLPKEDRMIVTKQELLDKVTGLLGGRVAEELFIGEIGTGAYSDFQQATRIVRAMIMEYGMSEKLGPMQFGTSQGQVFLGRDIGHEQNYSDSIAYEIDQEMQNFIRQSYERCKDLLIKHSKEMHLIANTLLEKETLELDQIKELIEQGFLNEDGVSLEGEGVAIEVGEATIDTIGDVRVRIQGKTGENPSPLGDLTKDIPGQSETDGENDPEDGNKGGGGSLV from the coding sequence ATGAATCGGTTCATCCGGAATTCTGGTTTTTATTTGATTTTATTTTTAGTCGTGGTGGGCATAGTCCAATTTGTAAGTAATGGGAACGAAGCCGCCGATTTCCCTAGATACGACGAACTTAGGCAGGAAATTAAGAGTGACAATGTGGAGAAATTGACGGTCCAGTTCGAGCAAAATGCCTTTTTGGTTACTGGTGAATATAGAAAGGCGCCTGCTGACTCTAAATCGAAAAGCTTCTCCACATATATTCCTCCTACAGATGCCGCTATCAATGAGCTGGTTAAAACCAGTGAAGAACACAATGTGCAATACACCCAGAAGAAAATGGAGGGTGACAGCATTTGGCTGACATTCTTTTCTTCGATTATCCCGCTCGTCATTATGTTTGCCCTCTTCTTCTTCTTGTTCAATCAGACACAGGGCGGCGGCGGGAAGGTAATGAACTTCGGCAAGAGCAAAGCCCGGTTATATAATGAAGAGAAGAAGAAAATCAGCTTTGAGGATGTTGCAGGGGCTGATGAAGAGAAGCAAGAGCTTGTGGAGGTCGTGGAATTCCTAAAGGATCCGCGTAAATTTGCTGCTGTTGGTGCCCGTATACCTAAGGGTGTACTGCTTGTGGGTCCTCCCGGAACCGGTAAAACATTGCTGGCCCGTGCGGTAGCAGGTGAAGCTGGTGTTCCATTCTTCAGTATCTCAGGTTCTGACTTTGTGGAAATGTTTGTTGGTGTCGGCGCTTCACGTGTTCGCGACTTGTTCGAGAATGCCAAGAAGAACGCACCTTGTATCATCTTCATCGATGAAATTGATGCAGTAGGCCGTCAACGCGGCGCCGGACTCGGCGGCGGACATGACGAACGCGAGCAGACCCTTAATCAGTTGCTCGTTGAGATGGATGGTTTCGGTGGTAACGAAGGTATTATTATCGTTGCTGCAACTAACCGTGCTGATATTCTCGATCCTGCCTTGCTTCGCCCAGGACGTTTTGACCGACAAATTACGGTTGACCGCCCTGATGTGAGGGGCCGTGAAGCTGTACTTAAGGTTCACTCCCGCAATAAGCCGCTTACGAACGATGTAAGACTTGATGTTGTTGCTAAGCGTACTACCGGATTTACGGGTGCGGATCTGGAGAACCTTCTTAACGAAGCCGCGCTGCTTGCAGCACGTCGTAATCGTAAGGATATCTCCATGAAAGAAGTCGACGAAGCCATTGACCGTGTAATCGTAGGTACTGAGAAACGCAGCCGCGTGATTAGTGACCGCGAGAAACGCATCGTAGCTTATCACGAAGCGGGTCATACTATCGTAGGATATTTCCTGGAGCATGCCGATATCGTACACAAGGTAACTATCATTCCGCGCGGACGCGCTGGTGGATATGTAATCATGCTGCCGAAGGAAGATCGGATGATCGTTACCAAGCAGGAACTGCTTGATAAAGTAACAGGTCTCCTGGGTGGCCGGGTAGCCGAAGAATTATTCATCGGTGAAATCGGCACAGGCGCATATAGTGACTTCCAGCAAGCAACCCGTATTGTACGGGCGATGATTATGGAATATGGTATGAGTGAGAAGCTTGGTCCTATGCAGTTCGGCACATCCCAAGGTCAAGTATTCCTTGGTCGTGATATCGGACATGAACAGAACTATAGTGATTCTATCGCTTATGAAATTGATCAAGAAATGCAGAACTTCATTCGTCAAAGCTACGAGCGTTGTAAAGATCTCCTGATCAAGCATTCCAAAGAAATGCACCTGATTGCGAACACCTTGTTAGAGAAAGAAACTCTTGAACTAGATCAGATTAAAGAGCTGATTGAGCAAGGATTTCTGAATGAAGACGGTGTCTCGCTAGAAGGCGAAGGGGTTGCGATTGAGGTTGGAGAAGCGACCATCGACACCATCGGCGATGTACGGGTTCGTATTCAAGGTAAGACTGGCGAGAACCCGTCCCCACTTGGAGATTTGACCAAAGACATTCCTGGCCAATCGGAGACGGATGGCGAGAACGATCCAGAAGACGGCAATAAAGGCGGCGGCGGAAGCCTGGTCTAA
- the hpt gene encoding hypoxanthine phosphoribosyltransferase, protein MQNDIQEILISEEEIQQRIKELGAVLSAEYVGRTPLVICVLKGAFIFMADLVKVITVPVEMDFMAVSSYGASTKSSGVVKIIKDLDVPVEGRDVLIVEDIIDSGLTLSYLIELLRNRNAASISVVTLFDKPAGRTVDLEADYTGFVLPDEFVVGYGLDYAELYRNLPYIGVLKPEIYSK, encoded by the coding sequence TTGCAGAACGATATTCAAGAGATCTTGATCAGCGAAGAGGAAATACAACAAAGAATTAAAGAGCTCGGTGCAGTGCTGAGTGCAGAATATGTGGGACGTACCCCTTTGGTCATTTGTGTATTAAAGGGAGCATTCATTTTTATGGCCGATTTGGTTAAAGTTATTACGGTACCTGTTGAAATGGATTTTATGGCCGTATCCAGTTATGGAGCATCAACCAAATCCTCCGGTGTTGTTAAGATCATTAAGGATCTAGATGTGCCGGTTGAAGGACGCGACGTGCTGATTGTTGAAGATATTATCGACAGCGGTCTTACGCTCAGCTATTTAATTGAACTGCTTCGCAACCGCAATGCGGCTTCGATTTCAGTGGTGACTCTGTTTGATAAACCAGCTGGACGTACGGTGGATCTCGAAGCGGATTACACTGGTTTTGTTCTTCCTGACGAGTTCGTAGTGGGCTATGGTCTTGATTATGCCGAGTTATATCGGAATCTCCCCTACATCGGAGTACTAAAGCCTGAGATTTATTCCAAGTGA
- the nadC gene encoding carboxylating nicotinate-nucleotide diphosphorylase, translating into MMFNGYNEELVQSIKGWLQEDVGSGDVTTQTTIVAGHESKGIIHAKEAGVICGLPVAELVFEVVDPTLTFTAMVQEGQMVAKGTVLAEVEGSTHAILTGERLALNLMQRLSGVATRTSSFVQALDGLPTRLVDTRKTTPGHRRLEKYAVRVGGGANHRFGLYDAVMIKDNHIKGAGGIRQAVGRARANIPHTMTIEVETESLEQVEEAIAAGADIIMLDNMSPDMMREAVKRIKAKAPHVKTEASGNVTLETVRDMAESGVDVISVGRLTYSFSSLDISLDLNEKKEGPLS; encoded by the coding sequence ATGATGTTTAACGGATATAATGAAGAACTAGTGCAATCCATCAAGGGCTGGCTGCAGGAAGATGTGGGATCCGGAGACGTGACTACCCAAACTACAATTGTTGCTGGACATGAGTCCAAAGGAATTATTCATGCGAAGGAAGCCGGAGTCATCTGTGGACTTCCCGTAGCCGAGCTGGTTTTCGAGGTAGTGGACCCAACCTTAACCTTTACAGCTATGGTTCAAGAGGGTCAGATGGTTGCCAAGGGCACAGTTCTTGCTGAGGTAGAAGGCAGTACACATGCTATTTTGACCGGGGAAAGGCTTGCGCTTAATCTAATGCAGCGATTGTCAGGCGTTGCCACACGGACGTCCTCTTTCGTTCAGGCACTCGATGGACTGCCTACACGATTGGTTGATACGCGTAAGACAACACCGGGTCACAGGAGGCTGGAGAAATATGCAGTACGAGTCGGCGGTGGAGCTAATCACCGGTTCGGATTGTATGATGCCGTTATGATCAAAGATAATCATATTAAGGGAGCGGGCGGTATCCGTCAGGCCGTAGGACGTGCCCGTGCCAATATTCCGCATACAATGACTATTGAAGTTGAGACTGAAAGTCTGGAACAGGTTGAAGAGGCGATAGCTGCCGGAGCAGATATCATCATGCTCGACAATATGTCTCCCGATATGATGAGAGAAGCCGTCAAAAGAATTAAAGCCAAAGCTCCTCATGTTAAAACAGAGGCTTCGGGAAATGTGACACTGGAAACGGTACGCGATATGGCTGAGTCAGGAGTGGATGTCATCTCTGTGGGGCGGCTTACTTATTCTTTCTCCAGCCTGGATATCAGTCTGGATCTGAATGAGAAGAAGGAGGGCCCGCTATCATGA
- the nadB gene encoding L-aspartate oxidase, which translates to MIPQYLVDFDLQEIPTINTDCIIVGSGIAGLFAAIKASRDRRVILITKKSVMESNTRYAQGGIAAVIAEDDSPEYHRQDTLMAGAGLCSSAAVNVLVNEGPEGVHELIRLGTLFDQEDGVLALTQEGAHSHRRILHANGDATGYEIVRALAEQVEENDNIEIWDDHYVIDLITDAGECRGVLMQQPGGGRLFLQADATILCSGGAGQLYRYTTNPEVATGDGVAIAYRAGAHIRDMEFIQFHPTALSYPGAPRFLISEAVRGEGAVLRNIHGERFMDRYHELLELAPRDIVARAIVSEMEITKSTFVYLDITHESPDMVKHRFPTIYETCMSYGLDITSDWIPVAPAAHYMMGGIKTDLNGESNISRLFACGEVSSTGVHGANRLASNSLSEAIVFGRRIIERVRQLPPLTRNSFSTDFIEARTEHPTQAIVERRLKLQKIMVRYVGLRRNEEMLTKGLEELKRQLPIFGSVLTKREEYEFANMLTCCLLVTESALAREESRGAHYREDFPQRNDTQWRKHLLQIRDLGIVEELSDDV; encoded by the coding sequence ATGATTCCACAATATCTGGTAGATTTCGACCTGCAGGAGATTCCTACCATTAATACGGATTGTATTATTGTCGGTTCAGGGATTGCCGGTTTATTCGCAGCTATTAAGGCTAGCCGAGATCGGCGTGTCATTTTGATTACCAAGAAATCTGTAATGGAGAGCAATACCCGTTACGCACAGGGGGGAATTGCAGCCGTTATAGCTGAGGATGACTCACCGGAGTATCATCGGCAGGATACGTTAATGGCCGGAGCAGGACTTTGTTCTTCAGCTGCAGTTAATGTCCTGGTTAATGAGGGGCCGGAGGGCGTGCATGAACTTATCCGTTTAGGCACATTATTTGATCAGGAAGACGGCGTGTTGGCGTTGACCCAGGAAGGGGCACATAGCCACCGTCGTATTTTGCATGCCAACGGGGATGCAACCGGGTATGAAATTGTCCGGGCGTTGGCGGAGCAGGTCGAGGAGAATGACAATATTGAGATATGGGATGATCACTATGTGATTGATCTTATTACCGATGCAGGCGAATGCAGAGGCGTCTTGATGCAGCAGCCCGGAGGAGGCCGTTTATTCCTCCAAGCAGATGCAACCATTCTTTGTTCAGGCGGAGCAGGACAGCTCTATCGTTACACTACTAATCCAGAGGTGGCCACCGGTGACGGGGTTGCTATTGCCTACCGGGCTGGAGCTCATATTCGGGATATGGAGTTTATTCAATTCCACCCAACAGCATTAAGTTATCCCGGAGCCCCGCGTTTTCTGATTTCGGAGGCGGTACGGGGAGAAGGTGCTGTGTTACGTAATATCCACGGTGAGCGATTTATGGATCGATATCATGAATTGCTGGAGCTGGCCCCGCGCGATATCGTCGCTCGAGCTATCGTTAGTGAGATGGAAATAACCAAGTCCACGTTTGTGTATTTGGATATAACGCACGAATCTCCAGATATGGTGAAACATCGATTCCCGACTATATATGAGACATGTATGAGTTATGGCCTTGATATTACAAGTGATTGGATTCCTGTCGCTCCCGCTGCGCATTATATGATGGGTGGCATCAAGACGGATTTGAACGGAGAGAGCAACATCTCCCGGCTTTTTGCCTGCGGAGAGGTCTCCTCTACTGGGGTACATGGAGCCAATCGTCTGGCCTCGAATTCACTTTCAGAGGCCATTGTATTTGGTCGTCGTATCATTGAACGTGTGAGACAGCTTCCCCCGCTTACGCGTAACAGCTTCTCGACTGACTTCATAGAAGCACGAACCGAACACCCGACCCAAGCCATTGTGGAACGGCGGCTGAAGCTGCAAAAGATTATGGTCCGCTATGTCGGACTGCGCCGTAATGAAGAAATGCTCACCAAAGGACTTGAAGAATTGAAAAGGCAGCTGCCGATCTTCGGGTCAGTACTGACAAAACGTGAAGAATACGAATTTGCAAATATGCTGACCTGCTGTCTACTGGTAACGGAGTCGGCATTGGCGCGTGAGGAGAGCCGCGGAGCCCATTACCGTGAGGATTTTCCGCAGCGTAATGATACGCAGTGGCGTAAGCATTTGCTCCAAATTCGCGATCTGGGAATAGTGGAGGAATTAAGCGATGATGTTTAA
- a CDS encoding serine/threonine protein kinase: protein MSSNPPYPTGTVIQGKWRGNRYLVERVLGKGANGTVYLVQREGRRDRYALKIGYDTLDLQSEINALTSLQSCRKRNEYHARRETPLSSYLLEADDFSDGSNVPFYVMRYIEGRPLHHFLSKHGPSWIGLVGLKLLDKLRGLHECGFVFGDLKPENVMVSDYGEAELIDFGGVSPLGKSVKQFTEWHDRGFWNAGSRTADEAYDLFSFAVLCLRLLDEGGLKTAASQLPQTRSVEELLKLTRHLPNRKLASWLNLALQSGFSDSKQACDVWKEHVYNSRAVKPTGMKTPRWLKNSFAFSLFVLVFTIYWVIRF from the coding sequence ATGTCGTCTAATCCGCCTTATCCAACCGGTACCGTTATTCAAGGCAAGTGGCGGGGAAACCGTTATCTTGTAGAACGGGTGCTGGGTAAAGGTGCGAACGGAACCGTATATCTAGTGCAGCGAGAAGGAAGACGGGATCGATATGCCCTAAAAATTGGATACGATACGCTTGATTTGCAATCGGAGATCAATGCGCTGACCTCGCTGCAATCATGCAGAAAGCGGAACGAATATCATGCCCGGCGGGAAACGCCGTTATCTTCTTATTTACTGGAAGCGGATGATTTCAGTGATGGCAGCAATGTCCCGTTTTATGTCATGCGCTATATAGAAGGCAGGCCTCTTCATCATTTTCTGTCCAAGCACGGCCCCTCATGGATCGGACTTGTGGGACTTAAATTGCTGGATAAGCTGCGCGGGCTGCATGAGTGTGGCTTTGTATTCGGAGATTTGAAGCCGGAGAATGTCATGGTATCCGATTATGGAGAAGCAGAGCTCATTGATTTTGGCGGGGTAAGTCCCCTCGGTAAAAGTGTGAAGCAGTTTACAGAGTGGCATGATCGTGGTTTCTGGAACGCAGGAAGCCGTACAGCGGATGAAGCTTATGATTTGTTCTCCTTTGCTGTGCTGTGTCTACGCCTGCTGGATGAGGGCGGGTTAAAGACCGCTGCCTCTCAGCTGCCGCAGACTCGAAGCGTGGAGGAATTGCTTAAGCTGACCAGACATCTTCCGAATCGAAAGCTGGCCTCCTGGCTAAACCTTGCATTGCAGAGTGGCTTTTCAGATTCGAAACAAGCATGTGACGTTTGGAAGGAACACGTATATAACTCCAGAGCCGTTAAGCCGACGGGCATGAAGACTCCGCGCTGGCTTAAGAACAGCTTTGCATTTTCGCTCTTTGTACTGGTCTTTACAATTTATTGGGTGATTCGTTTCTAA
- the nadA gene encoding quinolinate synthase NadA, which produces MEALALERKQEQNRELRVRLEQLKKERNAIILAHYYQRDEIQEVADFRGDSFLLAQKAAETDAEVIVFCGVHFMGESAKILAPNKIVLIPDERAGCPMADMVNVDGLRKLKAQHPNAKVVTYINSSAEIKAETDICCTSANAVKVIESLDAEEIIWVPDKNLGQYVQDQTGKKLIIWEGYCNTHDMLTVKDVNEMRAKYPEAEFVVHPECRPEVVAMGDYVGSTTSILEYCRKSDRKQFIVGTEDGTGYQLRKDSPDKEFHFATKFLVCPNMKVNNLKKLVKCLETMKPQIYVPPAVADKARTSLERMLQVR; this is translated from the coding sequence GTGGAAGCTCTAGCGCTGGAGCGCAAGCAGGAACAGAATCGGGAACTGCGTGTACGCCTGGAACAGCTTAAGAAGGAACGCAATGCTATCATTTTGGCTCATTATTATCAACGGGATGAAATTCAAGAGGTTGCCGATTTTAGGGGTGACTCATTTTTGTTAGCTCAAAAAGCCGCTGAGACCGATGCAGAAGTCATTGTGTTCTGTGGTGTTCATTTTATGGGTGAGAGTGCTAAAATTCTTGCACCTAATAAAATAGTGCTCATTCCTGATGAGCGTGCAGGCTGCCCTATGGCTGATATGGTCAATGTAGATGGCTTGCGTAAGCTGAAAGCTCAGCATCCTAATGCTAAAGTGGTTACCTATATCAATTCCTCGGCTGAAATCAAAGCAGAGACTGATATTTGCTGTACCTCTGCGAATGCTGTAAAAGTCATCGAGTCGCTGGATGCTGAAGAAATTATATGGGTACCGGATAAAAATCTCGGACAATATGTCCAAGATCAAACCGGCAAAAAGCTGATCATTTGGGAAGGCTACTGCAATACCCATGATATGCTTACCGTCAAGGATGTAAATGAGATGAGAGCAAAGTATCCTGAAGCAGAATTTGTGGTTCACCCTGAATGCCGCCCAGAGGTTGTTGCTATGGGGGACTATGTGGGGAGCACTACATCTATTCTTGAATATTGCCGTAAATCGGACCGTAAGCAGTTTATCGTCGGAACAGAAGACGGTACTGGATACCAACTGCGTAAAGACAGCCCGGATAAAGAGTTCCATTTTGCCACGAAGTTCCTTGTATGCCCTAATATGAAAGTTAATAATCTAAAAAAACTGGTGAAATGCCTGGAGACGATGAAACCGCAAATTTACGTTCCGCCTGCTGTCGCCGACAAAGCCAGAACTTCCCTAGAGCGCATGCTACAAGTACGGTAG
- the tilS gene encoding tRNA lysidine(34) synthetase TilS yields the protein MEQMNGLVDAVIDAAAEHGLWEPHDTIVVAVSGGPDSVALLHVLHEISLNRTPLTLVCAHVNHGFRAESRQEAEFVRKLAKELGIAFEMAEFDIPDYIKKSGLGAQEAARKKRYEFLIDTAQQYGAVSVALAHHADDQAETVLMRLLRGSGLSGLAGMRWKRTEKKVELIRPFLRINKTALIELCQSHGFPYAEDASNRQVKYKRNAVRLEVLPFLERYNGRLNQSLTQLAEIVGAEDEFMEAATAKCFQELVRTGKGEYAFDRASFAPVPSALQRRLIKLILNYLSADHPVFDFNKIEAVRRGALQDHPTSWSLDLGGGLTCMRQYDTILFSSKPPKQQASYTYRLSLPESQLNLSEIGKVLTMTVLERESFLVQGEGSGKMSAWFDVRELVFPLTIRSRLPGDIIKVMGLNGSKKVKDIYIDDKIPSSERSLIPLVCDGVGNIVWIPGIRRSIHAAVGRQTQDVLLLSLEEADGEGS from the coding sequence ATGGAACAAATGAATGGATTAGTGGATGCAGTAATTGACGCTGCAGCGGAGCATGGGCTGTGGGAGCCGCACGATACCATTGTAGTCGCAGTTTCCGGAGGTCCGGATTCTGTGGCTCTTTTGCATGTATTGCACGAAATATCCTTAAATAGGACACCCTTAACCTTAGTATGTGCCCATGTGAATCATGGATTTAGAGCGGAGTCCCGTCAGGAGGCTGAATTTGTCCGTAAACTGGCTAAGGAGCTGGGCATTGCTTTTGAGATGGCCGAATTTGATATCCCAGATTACATTAAGAAGAGCGGATTGGGCGCTCAGGAGGCGGCACGCAAGAAGCGTTATGAATTCCTTATAGACACTGCTCAGCAATACGGAGCGGTATCTGTGGCTTTGGCACATCATGCTGATGATCAGGCAGAGACTGTGCTAATGCGTTTGTTGCGCGGAAGCGGTCTGTCAGGGTTGGCCGGTATGCGATGGAAAAGAACCGAAAAAAAGGTGGAACTCATCCGCCCTTTTCTTCGTATTAACAAAACAGCTCTTATAGAGCTATGTCAGAGCCACGGCTTTCCCTATGCCGAGGATGCCAGTAATAGACAGGTAAAATATAAACGAAATGCCGTCAGGCTTGAGGTGCTGCCTTTTCTGGAAAGGTATAACGGAAGACTGAATCAGTCACTTACGCAACTGGCAGAGATTGTCGGAGCCGAAGATGAATTTATGGAAGCAGCCACCGCAAAATGCTTTCAAGAACTGGTCAGAACCGGTAAAGGTGAATATGCCTTTGACAGGGCTTCTTTTGCCCCCGTGCCCTCCGCTTTACAACGGCGTTTGATTAAACTAATATTAAATTATCTGTCGGCGGACCATCCAGTGTTTGATTTTAATAAAATCGAAGCTGTACGCCGGGGAGCGCTGCAGGACCATCCCACTTCATGGAGTCTTGACTTAGGCGGTGGCCTGACCTGTATGCGGCAATATGACACCATTTTGTTCTCGTCCAAGCCTCCGAAGCAGCAGGCAAGCTATACATATCGGCTTTCTTTACCCGAATCTCAGCTTAATTTAAGTGAAATTGGGAAAGTGTTGACGATGACTGTGCTGGAGAGAGAAAGCTTTTTGGTTCAAGGGGAAGGTTCAGGAAAGATGTCGGCATGGTTCGACGTTCGTGAACTGGTTTTTCCGCTGACGATTCGTTCCAGACTGCCCGGAGATATCATAAAAGTCATGGGATTAAACGGAAGCAAAAAGGTAAAAGATATTTACATTGATGATAAAATACCTTCTTCCGAACGCTCTCTTATTCCCTTGGTTTGTGATGGTGTGGGCAATATCGTCTGGATTCCGGGCATAAGACGCTCAATCCATGCCGCAGTAGGGCGGCAAACGCAGGACGTGCTTCTCCTGTCCCTTGAAGAGGCAGATGGAGAAGGATCGTAA